From the Pseudoalteromonas tunicata genome, one window contains:
- a CDS encoding alpha/beta hydrolase family protein: MNKYLLIISLAVLSFSTQATNLINDERIKDQKDCFSWIFTDYDSWRTMVKTQQSKKLASEGEVKGAMQSFDNTFGKENFNSYKNNLSCRTFMYQVDGIDVHGYVIKPKLSQKKLPVLIFNRGGNGNFGKVSFPNMMPNLFPIANEGFVIIGSQYRGTLSKNTLLDEFGGKDVNDVIALFDFIPNIEGADPQRVGMYGHSRGGMQTFLALNKMKGIKAIASIAGATDLLEELKFRPFMEKIYSRQIPDYQENKAAELEKRSVLKWVNKLPSNTPILLLHGANDKRVSVNNSIELAAALTENSIPHKLVIYPDDNHALTQNKENAHKELISWFREYL, from the coding sequence GTGAACAAATACCTATTAATTATCTCTTTAGCTGTTTTATCGTTTAGCACACAAGCCACCAATTTAATCAATGATGAACGTATCAAAGATCAAAAAGACTGCTTCAGTTGGATTTTTACCGACTATGATTCATGGCGTACTATGGTCAAAACACAGCAAAGTAAAAAACTTGCCTCAGAAGGTGAAGTCAAAGGTGCTATGCAATCATTTGATAACACCTTTGGAAAAGAAAATTTTAATTCATACAAAAATAACCTGTCGTGTCGCACGTTTATGTATCAAGTTGATGGGATTGATGTTCATGGCTATGTCATTAAGCCAAAATTATCTCAAAAGAAATTACCTGTGTTAATTTTTAATCGTGGGGGTAATGGTAACTTTGGTAAAGTCAGCTTTCCTAATATGATGCCTAATTTGTTTCCTATTGCTAATGAGGGTTTTGTAATTATTGGTTCTCAATATAGAGGTACCCTTTCAAAAAATACTCTACTCGATGAATTTGGTGGAAAAGATGTTAATGATGTCATCGCATTATTCGATTTTATTCCTAATATTGAGGGGGCAGATCCTCAGCGTGTAGGTATGTATGGGCATAGTCGTGGTGGTATGCAAACATTCTTAGCTTTGAATAAAATGAAGGGTATAAAAGCTATTGCTAGTATCGCAGGTGCGACTGACTTGTTAGAAGAGCTAAAATTTCGCCCATTTATGGAAAAGATTTATAGTCGTCAGATTCCTGATTATCAAGAAAATAAAGCAGCAGAATTAGAGAAACGCTCAGTGTTAAAATGGGTAAATAAATTACCTTCGAACACCCCCATTTTACTTTTACATGGTGCAAATGATAAACGTGTATCAGTCAATAACTCAATTGAGCTGGCAGCTGCGCTGACTGAAAATAGCATCCCTCATAAACTTGTTATATATCCCGACGATAATCATGCCTTAACGCAAAATAAAGAAAATGCACATAAAGAGCTAATTAGTTGGTTTCGAGAGTATTTATAA